The following proteins are encoded in a genomic region of Brachypodium distachyon strain Bd21 chromosome 1, Brachypodium_distachyon_v3.0, whole genome shotgun sequence:
- the LOC100825446 gene encoding mitogen-activated protein kinase kinase kinase 1, with amino-acid sequence MGPQSQDTASSSSSSPSGGSSRRRARLDRRNASKNIGYDASLFCTLPSPPRASSASASGAPSLASSAACSLDLTSFRIGGSGDGGGDVLLLCRNLGLSGPDDFAISLTDWEAHKAFRSSSASSSPTAQSRPDCRPARDSRLRPDDFAISLADSEAPKASSSCSSPSAQSHPDRSVRDSPFRPEASKELALTVAAGFELPAKGTSRDAPIEAPARLAWLDPQQPARPDVRKSGCDGGIKGVRPPPVMLKPPPSVALPPACLVGSTWDIMRSFAPDDKGQAPASRSDRDFGGQDAAEEEEDAEEVLTFDELRLGETSEEFTGTSSISTINDDESTTTESMFYISPNGRFRRKIRSWNRGVLLGSGSFGTVYEGISDEGVFFAVKEVCVSDQGSNAQQCIFQLEQEIALLSQFEHENIVHYYGTDKEDSKLYIFLELVTQGSLVSLYQKYRLRDTHVSAYTRQILNGLTYLHERNIVHRDIKCANILVHANGSVKLADFGLAKEATKLNMLKSCKGTVYWMAPEVVNPKKTYGPAADIWSLGCTVLEMLTRQLPYPDLEWTQALYRIGKGEPPQIPNVLSRDARDFISQCVKPNPEDRPSASKLLDHPFVNRSMRSIRSMRTSSRLNSSTRGMSVLN; translated from the exons ATGGGCCCGCAGTCGCAGGAcaccgcgtcgtcgtcgtcgtcgtcgccgtcgggcGGCTCGTCCAGGCGCCGCGCCAGGCTCGACCGCCGCAACGCGTCGAAGAACATCGGGTACGACGCCTCGCTCTTCTGCACCTTGCCGTCCCCGCCCCGGGCCTCCTCGGCGTCGGCCTCCGGGGCGCCGTCGCTCGCCAGCTCCGCGGCCTGCTCCCTCGACCTCACCAGTTTCCGcatcggcggcagcggcgacggcggcggggacgtcctgctcctctgccgcAACCTCGGCCTCTCCGGCCCCGACGACTTCGCAATCTCCCTCACCGACTGGGAGGCGCACAAGGCCttccgctcctcctccgcctccagctcccCCACCGCGCAGTCACGCCCTGACTGCCGCCCTGCACGAGACTCCCGGCTCCGTCCCGACGACTTCGCCATCTCCCTCGCCGACTCGGAGGCGCCCaaggcctcctcctcctgcagctcCCCCTCAGCGCAGTCACACCCTGACCGCTCTGTACGGGACTCCCCGTTCCGCCCCGAGGCTTCCAAGGAACTGGCCTTGACTGTGGCTGCTGGTTTCGAGCTCCCGGCCAAGGGAACTTCTAGGGACGCGCCAATTGAGGCTCCAGCGCGGCTGGCATGGTTGGATCCGCAACAGCCAGCTCGTCCGGATGTGAGGAAATCAGGCTGCGATGGAGGAATTAAGGGCGtgcgcccgccgccggtgaTGCTCAAGCCGCCGCCATCGGTGGCGCTACCGCCTGCCTGTCTGGTAGGTTCAACGTGGGATATCATGCGATCGTTCGCGCCAGATGACAAAGGGCAGGCTCCGGCGAGCAGATCTGATCGTGATTTTGGAGGTCAGGatgcagcggaggaggaggaagatgcgGAGGAAGTGTTGACGTTTGATGAGCTCAGGCTGGGGGAGACGTCCGAGGAATTCACGGGCACATCTTCGATATCAACAATAAACGACGATGAGAGCACAACAACCGAGTCTATGTTCTACATCTCACCGAATGGGAGGTTTAGGAGGAAGATCCGGTCATGGAATCGAGGTGTGCTCTTGGGCAGTGGCTCGTTTGGGACGGTCTACGAGGGGATCAGCGA TGAGGGTGTCTTttttgctgtcaaagaagtgtGTGTGTCCGATCAAGGGAGCAACGCACAGCAGTGTATTTTTCAGCTCGAACAG GAAATTGCACTCCTGAGTCAGTTTGAACATGAGAACATAGTACATTATTATGGAACTGACAAG GAGGACTCAAAACTTTATATCTTCCTTGAACTAGTGACCCAAGGATCTCTTGTATCTTTGTATCAGAAATACCGTCTCCGAGATACTCATGTTTCAGCATATACAAGACAAATCCTTAATGGGCTGACTTACCTCCATGAGAGAAACATTGTTCATAG AGATATCAAATGTGCTAACATACTGGTGCATGCCAATGGATCTGTGAAACTAGCAGATTTTGGACTTGCTAAGGAG GCTACCAAACTCAATATGCTTAAATCATGCAAAGGAACTGTATATTGGATGGCACCTGAG GTCGTCAATCCCAAGAAAACATATGGACCTGCAGCTGATATATGGAGTTTGGGTTGCACAGTCCTAGAGATGCTGACACGTCAACTTCCCTATCCTGATCTGGAATGG ACACAAGCACTATACAGGATTGGTAAGGGGGAACCACCACAAATTCCAAATGTTCTCTCGAGGGATGCTCGTGATTTCATAAGCCAGTGTGTTAAACCCAATCCAGAAGATAGACCTTCTGCAT